The Alnus glutinosa chromosome 3, dhAlnGlut1.1, whole genome shotgun sequence nucleotide sequence TTTTACATGTATAGTCTGTACACTGGGTTCTTTTACCAGGTGCACTAAATTACATGCAATGCtggaattaacatatattgttttctttcaaaaggaggtagcatatatatatatatatatatatatatatatatatatatatatataaaggagggAGCATAATACTTATTTATCCTAATCATAATCTCAATCACTAAAATCACCAAACATTGACAATTGTACTTAATGTTGACTTCATCAAAGATATATAACCACAAGCACTGATGGAAATATACAGCCTTCAGCGAAGTATCATAAAAATCAACGACAGGCAATAGTTTCATTTCCAAATGCAAAACGTTGCAATTGAATGGAAGAGCATTTTAATCATGTTGGGGAGCATCCTACCAAAGCTAATCCTTTTTTACTTCTACTTGTCAACGTTAATAGGCTCAGGAACATATCAATTACGACCACCAATCGGCCGACTTGCGGCAAACAATGACTTTTTGAGCATATGTCCAATGACTATCATGAAATCTCGttgcaaatttggattcttGTATTTCTCTAAGTAgatatttgttagtttttttatattcatcaaaaaaaaaaaaaaaaaaaagactatcatGAACGTTTTCATGAGATAGAGATTGATGATTAGCTAAATAATAAACGGAAGGCCGGGAAAGGCTCACTGATGTAAGAAATTTGTTCTAATATCATGAAAAAAGTTTAATGGGTTTTACTCACTCTTGAAAGACGCCTTAAAAGAGGAGGGGTGTCCATAACTTATAAAGTCCCCAAGTCAAGAAAATCTTAGCGATGTACGACTCTTTAACAACATGTTTAAAAAGGCTTCCCATATTAgtctctttaaaaaataaaataaattaaattaaaacacaCTAATTTATAACACATATTACACTTGCTAGtatgatgtgttttaaatggCTTCCTATGTTAGAcacttaaaaagaataaaatgaaagccacttaaaacacgtcacgtcAGCCATTGTAAATTTAGTGTTAAGAgtatcattattcttttttgacaaagttttctttcaaattaaattagTAGAAGTTCCTTCAAcccaatctataaaaataacatgtgCCCATTTGTATATGAGATTCATATGCATTTTTGAATAATATGTGAgaagcaaatatttttttttcttataaattttcttctaactttgtctttgctattaaaaatgcatatgcaTCTCACATGCAAATAGGCACATAGCATTTTTATAGACATGAAGTTCCTCTAATCCAGTTTGGAAGAAATATTTGTCATATTCTTTTTAGATTGACGATTTAGGATCTAGATTtcctattatttattatataaaataataaatataagaaaagcAATGCTATTATTCACACATTTATCACACTGGTTGAcatgatatattttaaatggACTTTTCATGCCCTCcactttaaaaaagtaaaagaaaagccacttaaaacacgacCGGTCAACTACTATAAAATGAGTTAGTTACTCttataataaataagaaattataaatattaatatgaaaaaattacaatttagccctcCAAATTGCCAACTGTTTTGCAAATAGTCCTACGAATTGCCAACGTTTGGACTCTGACCCCTAAAACtatcaaaaagtttcaaatatacatattttgtcgaaatatgcctataatacccaggacctgtgtatttttcaattaaaaaaattaaaaactaaaattttatggCAACCACCCCCCTTAGAgaggggggtggcctgcgagccaccctcAGGGCCTGGAGGTGGCCTTCGAGCCACTCCGAAAACCATTTCGAGAGCAACCCCCAGGGGTCGGGGTGTGGGGCACGGGCTTTCAGGCTATCCCAAAACAAAGGCCACCACCAAGCCATAGGGGTGGCCGCACTACCACCCCCAGCCACTAGGAATAGCCGCGCGCCACCCTCTGACCCTTGGGGTAGCTTTTGGGTCACCCCCAAGCCATAGAGGTGGCCGCGTACCACTCCCCGATCGGTGGCTTTTAGGCCACCCCCGACCTTAGGGATGGCCGCAAGCCATCCCAGAGGTGGCTGGcgccacctttgggggtggcttgcaggccacTTCCCAaacactaattttattttttatttttttaaaaaaaaaaaaaaaaaaaattagttttttctagttttttaattttttttgttaattttttttataattaaaaatgataCGTGACTAGAGTATTATAgacatatttcaacaaaattggtctttttaaaactttttgataATTGGAGGGCAGAGTCCAAGCGTTAGCAGTTCGTAGGACTACTTGCAAAACGGTTGACAGTTTAGaagctaaattgtaatttttcctattaatattgtaaaattccaccatttattttgaaaattgaaaataacaatGAGGATTGATACCTTTATCAAAAATAATTTGGGATGAAGTAAAAGGAAATAgggtttaaaaataaaaaataaataaaataaaaaaataaaaaataaataaaaaggaaaaaaggaaaactatATTTAAGCCTCCTAAACTGCCAGTCATCTTTTAAGTATCTCCCTAAATGATCAACCCTCACACTAtagcctcccaaactatcaaaaagtacaaaaaagACCACATTTGTctaaatatttctataataccctTGCAACGTGTCATATTTTCgattaaaagataataaaaattaaaacaatttaaaaataaaaataaaaataaaactaatatgtgtgtgtgtgtgttggtaGGGGGTTGGCCGACCATCCCTATTTTAGCCAAGGGGTGGCtctggtttgggggtggccaaaccacccccatggcccttgaaGATGGCTGGCCACCCCTAAAAAGCAAAATAGGGTAGTTGAAACCACCCCAAAAGCTTTGGGAATGGCTGAAACCAACCCCGTTTGACTTAGGGtaggttcggccaccctcaagggccaaaccctaaccctttttttgttcttttttttttttttagctcatGGGATGGCCACACATAGATTGGCGGTAGATGATTGGGTGCAGAAGATAATTGTAAGCTCACTTGCTGCACAGGATCTTTGCCCTACATTACTATACACAACGATCTCCAACTAAAGTTTTAACCAAAAGCATTGCCATTCTCTCTATTTAGCACTCTCTAGTCTCTCCTCTCCTCCCCACAAAGAAATTAACACCGAGAAAACTCTCTCTCCTCCAAGAAAGTTCTCTCTTCGCCAAGAAACACCAGTAGACAACAATGGCGAGACCCTTTTGCTTTTGGCTACAGTACTTTGCGCTCCTGATGTCCTTCGGTACAATCGTTTCTTATGCTAGATCACCACTACATCATCCTCACCAAGGTGATCACTCTTGTCCTCTTTCAATATAATTGCCACCctcttttactttctttctttttctcgatccatttggttgctgagaaattgTCAGCAtggaaagagaaaatataactTGAATGCTGCGAACTTCTTTTATATATGCTTTCTCTGTTTCATTATCCTTTGAGAAAgcccatttcttttcttcattgtttCTTTCCGTTTTGTTGCTACCAAAGTGCAAGAAAAGAGAATAGATTGAAATTCTCTAATCAATCCAATATTATCTTTCCCTGTAATTACTTAAACCACATTCTGTAAAAACCATTCTTTAAAACCcattactttctttctttctttctttctttctttctttctttgcgTTTAGAATTAAGAGGCTAACACCaaatctttaattaatttgtacaGCCCCAAGTTATCTCAAGTTTGTGTTCAACGCCACCGAACTCCCACAAGAAGACTACTATGATTACATCATTGTTGGAGGCGGCACTGCTGGGTGCCCATTGGCGGCAACACTTTCGCGGACATACAAAGTACTTGTGCTTGAGCGAGGGGGAATCCCCTACGGCAAACCCAATTTGATGAACCACGAAGGTTTCTTGACAACACTCATGGACGCCAATCCATACGACTCTCCTGCCCAAGCCTTCACATCTGAAGAAGGGGTCTTAAACGCCCGAGGGCGTGTTCTTGGCGGCAGCACCGCCATAAACGCCGGGTTCTACAGCCGAGCTGATCGTGATTTTTATCAGAAATCTGGTGTGAATTGGGATCATAAAGTTGTGAACAAGTCCTATGAGTGGGTTGAGAGGGCAATTGTGTTTAGACCGGAGCTCAGGGATTGGCAATCGGCGGTTCGAGATGGGTTATTGGAAGCAGGTGTTGATCCCTTTAACGGGTTTAGCTTGGATCACTTGGCGGGAACCAAGATTGGCGGTTCCATTTTTGATACTTCAGGGAGGAGACACACTGCCGCCGATCTCCTGAGTTACTCAAAACCTTCCAACATTAAGGTTTCTGTGTATGCAAGCGTGGAAAGAGTACTACTGGCTTCATCTTCCCCGCATGCCGGCTCACGGCTGTCGGCAATCGGAGTTGTATATCGTGATCATATGGGGAGGTTTCACCATGCTTTAGTAGGTAACTTTCCATCATTACTTATCtcgaaaattttattatattctaacacgaaaaatttattttttaatttaatcatttaatttatattttaaaaggtAAACACGGTGAGGTGATACTCTCGGCCGGTGCCATTGGAACCCCGCAGCTATTGCTGTTGAGCGGCATTGGTCCGCGGACTTATCTGTCGTCTTGGGGGATTCCGGTGGCTCATCACCTTCCCTA carries:
- the LOC133864858 gene encoding (R)-mandelonitrile lyase-like, which translates into the protein MARPFCFWLQYFALLMSFGTIVSYARSPLHHPHQAPSYLKFVFNATELPQEDYYDYIIVGGGTAGCPLAATLSRTYKVLVLERGGIPYGKPNLMNHEGFLTTLMDANPYDSPAQAFTSEEGVLNARGRVLGGSTAINAGFYSRADRDFYQKSGVNWDHKVVNKSYEWVERAIVFRPELRDWQSAVRDGLLEAGVDPFNGFSLDHLAGTKIGGSIFDTSGRRHTAADLLSYSKPSNIKVSVYASVERVLLASSSPHAGSRLSAIGVVYRDHMGRFHHALVGKHGEVILSAGAIGTPQLLLLSGIGPRTYLSSWGIPVAHHLPYVGQFLYDNPRNGISIVAPIPLEQSLIQVVGITESGAYIEAASNVIPFASPARSVFIRTPSSPLYLPVATLMEKIIGPLSTGSLRLASTDVRVNPIVRFNYFSNRVDLERCVNGTRMIGNVLRSRSLENFKFRDWFGGRSFRFVGPPLPVEQSNRRAMEDFCHRTVSTIWHYHGGCVVGKVVDRDFRLIGIDALRVVDGSTFGVSPGTNPQATVLMLGRYIGLKILRERMRYKS